A section of the Apodemus sylvaticus chromosome 10, mApoSyl1.1, whole genome shotgun sequence genome encodes:
- the Tmem11 gene encoding transmembrane protein 11, mitochondrial isoform X2 codes for MAAWGRRRLGPGGGGSRERVSLSATDCYIVHEIYSGENAQDQFEYELEQALEAQYKYIVIEPTRIGDETARWITVGNCLHKTAVLAGTACLFTPLALPLDYSHYISLPAGVLSLACCTLYGISWQFDPCCKYQVEYDAYKLSRLPLHTLTSSTPVVLVRKDDLHRKRLHNTIALAALVYCVKKVYELYAV; via the coding sequence GGTTAGCCTGTCAGCTACAGACTGCTACATTGTGCATGAAATCTACAGTGGGGAGAATGCCCAGGACCAGTTTGAGTATGAGCTGGAGCAGGCACTGGAAGCCCAGTACAAGTACATTGTGATAGAGCCCACCCGAATCGGAGATGAGACAGCACGCTGGATCACCGTAGGCAATTGCCTGCACAAGACGGCCGTGTTGGCAGGTACCGCCTGCCTCTTCACCCCATTGGCACTGCCCCTGGATTACTCCCACTACATCTCCCTGCCCGCTGGTGTGCTGAGCCTGGCCTGCTGTACCCTTTATGGGATCTCCTGGCAGTTTGACCCTTGCTGCAAGTACCAGGTGGAGTATGATGCCTATAAACTGTCCCGTCTGCCTCTGCACACGCTCACCTCCTCCACACCAGTGGTGCTGGTTCGGAAGGACGACCTGCACAGAAAGAGACTGCACAACAcaatagccctggctgccctggtgtACTGTGTAAAGAAGGTTTATGAGCTTTACGCCGTATGA
- the Tmem11 gene encoding transmembrane protein 11, mitochondrial isoform X1 gives MIVGMVSLSATDCYIVHEIYSGENAQDQFEYELEQALEAQYKYIVIEPTRIGDETARWITVGNCLHKTAVLAGTACLFTPLALPLDYSHYISLPAGVLSLACCTLYGISWQFDPCCKYQVEYDAYKLSRLPLHTLTSSTPVVLVRKDDLHRKRLHNTIALAALVYCVKKVYELYAV, from the coding sequence GGTTAGCCTGTCAGCTACAGACTGCTACATTGTGCATGAAATCTACAGTGGGGAGAATGCCCAGGACCAGTTTGAGTATGAGCTGGAGCAGGCACTGGAAGCCCAGTACAAGTACATTGTGATAGAGCCCACCCGAATCGGAGATGAGACAGCACGCTGGATCACCGTAGGCAATTGCCTGCACAAGACGGCCGTGTTGGCAGGTACCGCCTGCCTCTTCACCCCATTGGCACTGCCCCTGGATTACTCCCACTACATCTCCCTGCCCGCTGGTGTGCTGAGCCTGGCCTGCTGTACCCTTTATGGGATCTCCTGGCAGTTTGACCCTTGCTGCAAGTACCAGGTGGAGTATGATGCCTATAAACTGTCCCGTCTGCCTCTGCACACGCTCACCTCCTCCACACCAGTGGTGCTGGTTCGGAAGGACGACCTGCACAGAAAGAGACTGCACAACAcaatagccctggctgccctggtgtACTGTGTAAAGAAGGTTTATGAGCTTTACGCCGTATGA
- the Dhrs7b gene encoding dehydrogenase/reductase SDR family member 7B isoform X2 has protein sequence MLKERVMDLVTQTTILPLLFGCLGIFSLFRLLQRIRSKAYLRNAVVVITGATSGLGRECAKVFHAAGAKLVLCGRNVTALEELTRELAGSSQGQTHQPFLVTFDLTDPGAVAAAAAEILQCFGYVDVLINNAGISYRGTISDTIVDVDRKVMEINYFGPVALTKALLPSMVERKQGHIVAISSIQGKISIPFRSAYAASKHATQAFFDCLRAEMEEADIKVTVISPGYIHTNLSVNAVTADGSRYGALDKNTAQGRSAAEVAQDVFDAVGKKKKDVLLADFLPSMAVYIRTLAPGLFFRIMASRARKERKSKSS, from the exons ATGCTGAAGGAGAGGGTCATGGACTTGGTCACCCAGACGACCATCCTGCCCCTGCTGTTTGGCTGCCTGGGGATTTTCAGCCTCTTCCGCCTGCTACAGCGGATCCGCTCCAAGGCCTATCTGAGGAATGCGGTGGTGGTCATTACAGGGGCCACCTCGGGTCTCGGCAGAG aatGTGCCAAAGTCTTCCACGCTGCGGGGGCTAAACTGGTGCTCTGTGGACGAAATGTGACGGCCCTCGAGGAGCTCACCCGTGAACTTGCTGGTTCTTCTCAG GGACAGACACACCAACCCTTCTTGGTGACCTTTGACCTCACAGATCCTGGTGCTGTTGCTGCAGCAGCAGCTGAGATCCTGCAGTGCTTTGGCTATGTGGACGTTCTCATCAATAATGCTGGGATCAGCTACCGCGGTACCATTAGTGACACCATAGTGGATGTGGACCGGAAGGTGATGGAAATAAACTATTTTGGCCCTGTTGCTCTAACAAAAG CGCTCCTACCCTCCATGGTAGAAAGGAAGCAGGGCCATATCGTCGCCATCAGCAGCATCCAGGGCAAAATCAGCATTCCTTTTCGATCAGCAT ATGCCGCTTCCAAGCATGCAACCCAGGCATTCTTTGACTGTCTGCGTGCAGAAATGGAAGAGGCTGACATCAAGGTGACTGTGATAAGCCCTGGCTACATCCATACCAACCTCTCTGTAAATGCTGTCACTGCCGATGGCTCCAGATATGGAG CTCTAGACAAGAACACAGCCCAGGGCCGAAGCGCTGCAGAAGTGGCCCAAGATGTCTTTGATGCTgtggggaagaagaaaaaagatgttCTGTTGGCTGACTTTCTGCCGTCCATGGCTGTCTACATCAGAACTCTGGCTCCTGGGCTTTTCTTCAGAATCATGGCCTCTAGGGCCAGAAAAGAGCGAAAATCCAAGAGCTCCTGA
- the Dhrs7b gene encoding dehydrogenase/reductase SDR family member 7B isoform X1, whose product MVSPSPRKGMLKERVMDLVTQTTILPLLFGCLGIFSLFRLLQRIRSKAYLRNAVVVITGATSGLGRECAKVFHAAGAKLVLCGRNVTALEELTRELAGSSQGQTHQPFLVTFDLTDPGAVAAAAAEILQCFGYVDVLINNAGISYRGTISDTIVDVDRKVMEINYFGPVALTKALLPSMVERKQGHIVAISSIQGKISIPFRSAYAASKHATQAFFDCLRAEMEEADIKVTVISPGYIHTNLSVNAVTADGSRYGALDKNTAQGRSAAEVAQDVFDAVGKKKKDVLLADFLPSMAVYIRTLAPGLFFRIMASRARKERKSKSS is encoded by the exons GAAGGGTATGCTGAAGGAGAGGGTCATGGACTTGGTCACCCAGACGACCATCCTGCCCCTGCTGTTTGGCTGCCTGGGGATTTTCAGCCTCTTCCGCCTGCTACAGCGGATCCGCTCCAAGGCCTATCTGAGGAATGCGGTGGTGGTCATTACAGGGGCCACCTCGGGTCTCGGCAGAG aatGTGCCAAAGTCTTCCACGCTGCGGGGGCTAAACTGGTGCTCTGTGGACGAAATGTGACGGCCCTCGAGGAGCTCACCCGTGAACTTGCTGGTTCTTCTCAG GGACAGACACACCAACCCTTCTTGGTGACCTTTGACCTCACAGATCCTGGTGCTGTTGCTGCAGCAGCAGCTGAGATCCTGCAGTGCTTTGGCTATGTGGACGTTCTCATCAATAATGCTGGGATCAGCTACCGCGGTACCATTAGTGACACCATAGTGGATGTGGACCGGAAGGTGATGGAAATAAACTATTTTGGCCCTGTTGCTCTAACAAAAG CGCTCCTACCCTCCATGGTAGAAAGGAAGCAGGGCCATATCGTCGCCATCAGCAGCATCCAGGGCAAAATCAGCATTCCTTTTCGATCAGCAT ATGCCGCTTCCAAGCATGCAACCCAGGCATTCTTTGACTGTCTGCGTGCAGAAATGGAAGAGGCTGACATCAAGGTGACTGTGATAAGCCCTGGCTACATCCATACCAACCTCTCTGTAAATGCTGTCACTGCCGATGGCTCCAGATATGGAG CTCTAGACAAGAACACAGCCCAGGGCCGAAGCGCTGCAGAAGTGGCCCAAGATGTCTTTGATGCTgtggggaagaagaaaaaagatgttCTGTTGGCTGACTTTCTGCCGTCCATGGCTGTCTACATCAGAACTCTGGCTCCTGGGCTTTTCTTCAGAATCATGGCCTCTAGGGCCAGAAAAGAGCGAAAATCCAAGAGCTCCTGA